The following are encoded together in the Strongyloides ratti genome assembly S_ratti_ED321, chromosome : 2 genome:
- a CDS encoding Zinc finger, ZZ-type domain and UBA-like domain-containing protein has protein sequence MTIVLIKLITKDRTKLLESDGFVKYPEIRAVYDSMVPPSLRIGFSNLSFKNDKGEIFEINDNESFWAFITLEYPNARKNIDDIPVIVIPVIVNDNIDYLSDSGLRVHPNIRCDGCDRKVAGIRYKCVVCNDYDLCQYCERQNIHDPTHVMLRFACPINKKNRLFLNKVCQINEESNSPSVEIMSAFQKFHTMTGNNFIDGDDLTESIETSNSSEESKTAMKKVLDKYKTVKEIGNTIHAAFMNMAVEENFASDEKKKPVISETETFSSLLTSAHNNITTANELIKTIPNIISIPETNQLIDYKNEKEVKENILNILNTVNVNQNSKEINEIAAKEYAAGQNHINRAIALISGSNSVDLSTCSSLKCCPTETENVLSRNRDLGDKVEKLSSVFKDSNSISSGHMSVDESCCEPDSDLNISGSRKITAFEMVSNSNLSKMEDDGESYLSVEIVDNRSEDSTSSSINAWTNKTDELDYKKFVKQMEMNRSRVFDETVDDIEPEDSASMIGSRTSSVMTKVTRELKNSELSFSIISSATNGTMVSSKLSPNVEKVCENCGNENSGKKSNDDETIDDISIEYPSEGSDDSKSEGELMFKSVVSSIEQGDSIDSQNSIATAVCINESSQSSVLEQEDKTRENKNSDSNVSDNTIPEEFTSRYPAPYSMISVKENKIRTECLLEESDVPCPHMIGEPYQIPENFKKKRPVSKNHSKHFPFIHSDPYIANLVEMAESMGFDNCNGWLLKLAEDAVKNDFNYFDKILEHINSFKD, from the coding sequence atgacGATAGTACTAATAAAGCTTATCACAAAAGATAGAACAAAACTTTTAGAAAGTGATGGTTTTGTTAAATATCCAGAAATTCGTGCTGTCTACGATTCTATGGTTCCTCCATCCTTACGAATTGGTTTTTCAAATTTGTCTTTTAAGAATGACAAAGGtgaaatttttgaaatcAATGATAATGAATCATTTTGGGCATTTATTACTTTAGAATATCCAAATGctagaaaaaatattgatgatATTCCAGTAATAGTTATCCCTGTTATTGTGAATGATAATATAGACTACCTTAGTGACAGTGGATTACGAGTACATCCAAATATCCGCTGTGATGGATGTGATAGAAAAGTAGCTGGTATTCGCTACAAGTGCGTAGTTTGTAATGATTATGATCTTTGTCAATATTGTGAAAGACAAAATATTCATGATCCTACACATGTAATGTTGAGATTTGCATGtccaattaataaaaaaaatagactATTTCTTAATAAAGTTTGTCAAATCAATGAAGAAAGTAATAGTCCAAGTGTTGAAATAATGTCAGcttttcaaaaatttcataCAATGACtggaaataattttattgacgGAGATGATTTAACTGAAAGTATTGAAACTTCAAACTCAAGTGAAGAATCAAAAACAGCAATGAAAAAAGTATTGGATAAGTATAAAACTGTCAAAGAGATTGGTAATACAATTCATGCAGCTTTTATGAATATGGCTGTTGAAGAAAATTTTGCATCAgatgaaaaaaagaaaccTGTTATTAGTGAAACAGAAACATTTAGCTCATTGCTAACCAGTGCTcacaataatattacaacAGCTAATGAActtattaaaacaattccGAATATTATTTCAATCCCTGAAACTAACCAGTTaattgattataaaaatgaaaaagaagtaaaagaaaatatattaaatatattaaatactGTTAATGTTAATCAGAATAGTAAAGAAATCAATGAGATAGCTGCTAAGGAGTATGCTGCTGGACAGAATCATATAAATAGAGCCATAGCTCTAATCTCTGGATCAAATTCTGTTGATTTAAGTACATGTTCATCTTTAAAATGTTGTCCAACAGAAACGGAAAATGTATTGTCTCGAAATCGTGATTTAGGTGATAAAGTAGAAAAACTTTCATCTGTGTTTAAAGATAGTAATTCAATATCCTCTGGACATATGTCTGTTGATGAAAGTTGTTGCGAACCAGATTctgatttaaatatttctggTTCAAGAAAAATTACTGCATTTGAAATGGTTTCGAATTCCAATCTATCTAAAATGGAAGATGATGGTGAATCATATTTAAGTGTAGAAATTGTTGATAACCGTTCTGAAGATAGTACTTCATCAAGTATAAATGCATGGACAAATAAAACAGATGAATTGGATTATAAGAAATTTGTTAAACAGATGGAAATGAATAGAAGTCGTGTCTTTGATGAGACTGTCGATGATATTGAACCTGAAGACTCAGCTTCAATGATAGGTTCAAGAACTTCTTCTGTTATGACAAAAGTTACTagagaattaaaaaattctgAGTTAAGCTTTTCCATTATTTCATCTGCTACCAATGGAACCATGGTTTCAAGTAAACTTTCTCCTAATGTAGAGAAAGTTTGTGAAAATTGTGGTAACGAAAATAGTGgaaaaaaatcaaatgatGATGAAACAATTGATGACATTAGTATTGAATATCCATCAGAAGGTTCTGATGACTCTAAATCCGAAGGTGAATTAATGTTCAAAAGTGTTGTATCCTCTATAGAACAAGGAGATTCAATTGATTCACAAAATTCGATAGCTACCGCGGTTTGCATAAATGAATCTAGTCAGTCATCTGTTCTTGAACAAGAAGATAAGACTAGAGAGAATAAAAACTCCGATAGTAACGTAAGTGATAATACAATACCAGAAGAGTTTACTTCTAGATATCCAGCACCCTATTCAATGATATCTGtcaaagaaaataaaatacgaACAGAATGTTTATTAGAAGAAAGTGATGTCCCATGTCCACATATGATTGGAGAACCTTATCAAATACCagaaaatttcaaaaaaaaaagacctGTTAGTAAAAATCATAGTAAACATTTTCCTTTTATTCATAGTGATCCATACATAGCAAATTTAGTTGAAATGGCTGAGAGTATGGGTTTTGATAATTGTAACGGTTGGCTTCTTAAATTGGCAGAAGATGCTGTTAAAAATgactttaattattttgataagatTCTCGAAcatattaattcttttaaagaTTAA
- a CDS encoding Proteinase inhibitor I25, cystatin domain-containing protein, producing the protein MASNSMPGGWKEQSIDDKDIILLGQKSVDKFNQQSNDLAYHGFVKVISAKSQVVAGVNYELQVLVGETGTLKNVVPHDKLTEEHKKVKDNGRKQIVTVGVWLKPWEDFEEYTIKGVKQA; encoded by the coding sequence ATGGCTTCAAATTCAATGCCAGGAGGATGGAAAGAGCAATCAATCGATGAcaaagatattattttattgggTCAGAAGAgtgttgataaatttaatcaaCAGTCAAATGATTTGGCCTACCATGGATTTGTCAAAGTTATTTCTGCCAAGTCACAAGTTGTCGCAGGTGTCAATTACGAACTTCAAGTTTTAGTTGGTGAAACAGgaactttaaaaaatgttgttcCTCATGACAAGTTGACTGAAGAACACAAGAAAGTTAAGGATAATGGACGTAAACAAATTGTCACTGTTGGAGTTTGGTTAAAACCATGGGAAGATTTTGAAGAATATACAATTAAAGGTGTCAAACAAGCTTAA